One genomic window of Moorella glycerini includes the following:
- the cas5 gene encoding CRISPR-associated protein Cas5, producing MADCIKILSFSLRGKIAHFRQPDTVVTQATYPFPPRPTLHGLLASIMGIDFSTEEGRAFLRSRHFLGLSLLAPVRTICSQMSLLGKAFVSGNGNTFNRPTVIEMLVNPHYRIFYSGDWIEKLATFIRERRSVYHTYLGSAYCLTFPEYEDIFEAELLNPDSNELFSIATVVPREIVTRIDVEAGATYAAARAMPYCHNGGRIFEGTVTVFYETRGGPLKVALKNNASIEFYTARLPGGEVVCLW from the coding sequence GTGGCAGACTGTATAAAAATACTTAGCTTCTCACTCCGGGGTAAAATTGCCCATTTCCGCCAGCCGGATACCGTTGTAACCCAGGCCACCTATCCTTTTCCACCGAGACCTACCTTACATGGCCTTTTGGCTTCCATAATGGGAATCGACTTTTCTACTGAGGAAGGTCGGGCTTTTTTAAGAAGCCGGCATTTTCTAGGATTATCATTGCTGGCTCCAGTCAGGACTATATGTAGTCAGATGTCACTGCTTGGCAAGGCTTTTGTAAGTGGAAATGGTAATACCTTTAACCGTCCAACAGTAATAGAAATGCTGGTAAACCCCCATTACCGAATCTTTTATAGCGGTGATTGGATCGAAAAACTGGCCACATTTATAAGAGAAAGGAGAAGTGTATACCATACTTATTTAGGTAGCGCTTATTGCTTAACTTTTCCCGAATACGAAGATATATTTGAAGCAGAGTTATTGAACCCAGATTCTAATGAATTATTTTCCATCGCTACAGTTGTACCCCGGGAGATTGTAACCAGGATAGATGTAGAAGCGGGAGCTACATATGCTGCTGCCAGGGCCATGCCGTACTGTCATAATGGCGGGAGAATATTTGAAGGTACAGTTACAGTTTTTTATGAAACTCGTGGGGGGCCTTTAAAAGTGGCTCTCAAAAATAATGCTTCTATTGAGTTTTATACGGCACGCCTTCCAGGGGGGGAGGTGGTTTGTCTGTGGTGA
- the cas3 gene encoding CRISPR-associated helicase Cas3' has translation MVRKYSFAECIARPDGVKGEKYSLQEHLLAVAQKMGEAEGNAYERLRFLAGLLHDAGKTQTAWQEYVRQPDKLRGVPHAYAGAMLFAVCLDQLLKIWQPKMKEKQALLRLGVGLTHYLYNHHGEVPDINGEYPPWVGRYVAGDLINCDLKAIFTLTGNYFPELNYFVREDGLLTAIESTLADITVRWPKWCNEAIKYSFRLLEQGNRYIIGASLALQLENSRLICADRVHAAGFLTEDSPEEYITSECARQILQSIDDFCKKRRQALEATGAAKLLLDGREKWRQKALKEFSKEAGANVFTLELPTGYGKTLTSLSIALKAIEQGLCRKIIYVAPYLSILSQATEEIARSTGLEVMTHHYLSALNRLFEDEKEKEEDILLETWRAPVVTTTFNQLFLALFPSRAQHTLRLEGLKDAFIIIDEPQILSANVWNLFLALLEACTRELNTKVLLTTATLPALEGGLFGQVVSLGKAVPILSRYSVTSLSEINEQHLAEEAVQAYRDYRSVSVILNTIKDAARVYHLIKELIPEEPVFFLSGRLTPLHKKARVDEIKNALATGKGVLVVSTQVLEAGVDLSFRVVLRARPVIPSIVQAAGRANRHGEGEIGNLYVVDFRRENEIDTRCYVYRDRDQREVTDWCLTKYTKFTESEAARIIRDYYDECFRRNTHQAILEKVIQAAAGHYSTFAGLHPFGTEIFQYGVFVPHLICALPETLKNVMTKFNIDTPEQIWERYVARGYLNSLKFRERKAFMGLMNYFTVHVPEKVASKVGEAVEGKMLLRLKQDAYYKTDTGLSLIEAEDEQEVWFI, from the coding sequence GTGGTGAGAAAATATTCTTTTGCCGAATGCATTGCTCGCCCTGATGGAGTAAAAGGGGAAAAATATTCTTTACAAGAACATCTCTTAGCAGTTGCCCAAAAAATGGGAGAGGCTGAAGGTAATGCTTATGAACGGCTACGTTTTTTAGCTGGCTTATTACACGATGCTGGAAAAACCCAGACAGCCTGGCAGGAGTATGTTCGCCAGCCGGACAAGTTAAGGGGTGTACCCCATGCTTATGCTGGAGCAATGTTATTTGCCGTTTGCCTGGATCAATTATTAAAGATATGGCAACCTAAAATGAAGGAAAAACAGGCCCTCCTCCGCCTCGGGGTGGGCCTTACCCATTATCTTTATAACCATCATGGGGAAGTACCCGATATAAATGGTGAGTATCCCCCGTGGGTTGGTAGATACGTTGCTGGCGATTTAATAAATTGTGATCTAAAGGCCATTTTCACTCTTACCGGCAATTACTTTCCGGAATTAAATTACTTTGTAAGGGAAGACGGATTATTAACTGCTATAGAGAGCACGTTGGCTGATATTACCGTTCGCTGGCCTAAATGGTGTAATGAGGCAATAAAATATTCCTTCAGGCTTCTTGAACAAGGCAACCGCTATATAATAGGAGCAAGTTTAGCATTACAATTAGAAAACAGCCGCCTTATATGTGCCGACCGGGTACATGCGGCTGGATTTCTTACGGAGGATTCGCCGGAGGAGTATATAACTTCAGAATGCGCCAGGCAAATCCTTCAATCAATAGATGACTTTTGTAAAAAGCGAAGGCAGGCCTTAGAGGCAACTGGAGCTGCTAAGTTATTGCTAGATGGTAGGGAAAAGTGGCGCCAGAAAGCCCTCAAAGAATTTTCTAAAGAGGCAGGAGCAAATGTTTTTACCCTTGAGCTACCCACGGGTTATGGAAAAACACTAACTTCTTTAAGTATAGCTTTAAAGGCTATAGAACAGGGATTATGCCGTAAGATTATTTATGTAGCTCCATACCTTTCAATCCTATCCCAGGCAACAGAAGAAATTGCCCGGTCTACAGGCCTGGAAGTAATGACTCATCACTATCTTTCAGCTCTAAACAGACTATTCGAAGATGAGAAAGAGAAAGAAGAAGATATACTGTTAGAAACCTGGCGAGCGCCTGTAGTAACTACCACTTTTAATCAATTATTTCTAGCTCTTTTTCCGTCCAGGGCCCAGCATACCCTCAGGTTAGAGGGCTTAAAAGACGCTTTTATAATTATTGATGAACCCCAGATCTTGAGTGCTAATGTATGGAATCTTTTTCTGGCTTTATTAGAAGCTTGTACAAGAGAATTAAATACTAAAGTGCTACTTACTACAGCGACTTTACCAGCACTGGAAGGGGGACTTTTTGGACAAGTAGTATCCCTCGGAAAAGCTGTGCCAATCTTATCACGTTACAGTGTCACTTCTCTGAGTGAAATAAATGAGCAGCACCTTGCTGAAGAAGCAGTTCAGGCCTATAGGGATTATCGGTCGGTATCAGTTATATTGAATACCATTAAAGATGCTGCCAGGGTATATCACCTCATTAAAGAATTAATACCAGAAGAACCGGTTTTCTTTTTGTCAGGCAGGCTTACCCCACTACATAAGAAAGCCAGAGTTGATGAGATTAAGAATGCTTTGGCGACAGGTAAGGGTGTACTGGTAGTAAGTACTCAGGTGCTTGAGGCAGGCGTAGATTTAAGCTTTCGGGTGGTTTTACGGGCCCGACCAGTAATACCTTCCATTGTTCAAGCAGCTGGAAGGGCTAACCGTCATGGTGAAGGTGAAATTGGGAATTTATATGTAGTTGATTTTAGAAGGGAAAATGAAATAGATACTCGCTGCTATGTATATCGGGACCGTGATCAAAGGGAAGTAACAGATTGGTGCTTAACGAAATACACTAAATTCACGGAATCCGAGGCAGCCAGGATTATTAGGGATTATTACGATGAATGTTTCCGCCGTAATACCCATCAAGCAATTTTGGAAAAGGTTATTCAAGCTGCTGCTGGTCATTACAGTACCTTTGCTGGCTTACATCCCTTTGGCACAGAAATATTCCAATATGGTGTTTTTGTACCCCATTTAATTTGTGCTCTTCCAGAAACCCTTAAAAACGTTATGACCAAATTTAATATTGACACCCCCGAACAAATATGGGAGCGCTATGTTGCCAGAGGTTATCTTAATTCCCTAAAATTTAGGGAACGGAAAGCTTTCATGGGGCTCATGAATTATTTTACTGTACATGTACCCGAAAAAGTAGCTAGTAAGGTAGGAGAAGCTGTAGAAGGTAAAATGTTATTGAGATTAAAACAAGATGCTTATTATAAAACAGATACAGGTCTATCATTAATAGAAGCTGAAGATGAACAAGAAGTATGGTTTATATAG
- the cas4 gene encoding CRISPR-associated protein Cas4: protein MSDADIGVGGTLVWYYYICLRQVWLISHQITPDADDGNLILGRFIGETSYNREKKELAIGSSKMDVYHFNNGEMVVGEVKKSSKYNQSARMQLAFYLKELHKRGIQARGELRFPQEKKKEEVILDEDTLAEIERVERDILRLVYLQQPPPPVKNRFCKKCAYSEFCWS from the coding sequence TTGTCTGATGCCGATATTGGTGTAGGAGGAACCCTGGTATGGTACTACTATATTTGTCTCCGGCAGGTATGGCTTATTTCTCACCAAATTACACCTGATGCTGATGATGGTAATCTCATCTTGGGGCGGTTTATCGGTGAAACTTCCTATAACCGTGAAAAAAAGGAACTGGCAATAGGTAGTAGTAAAATGGATGTCTATCATTTTAATAATGGCGAAATGGTGGTGGGAGAAGTAAAGAAGAGTTCTAAGTATAATCAAAGCGCCCGCATGCAGCTTGCCTTTTATTTGAAAGAGCTTCATAAAAGGGGCATCCAGGCTCGAGGTGAATTACGTTTCCCTCAAGAAAAGAAAAAGGAAGAAGTAATTCTCGATGAGGATACTTTAGCTGAAATAGAAAGGGTTGAAAGGGATATTTTGCGTCTGGTCTATTTACAACAACCACCCCCACCGGTTAAAAACCGCTTTTGTAAGAAATGTGCCTACTCCGAATTCTGCTGGTCTTAA